Within Sebaldella sp. S0638, the genomic segment TATAATCATCATTATATCCAGAATTGTCAAAAGAAAAAGTATTATCGAACGGCTTTTCGTATAGCGGTATAGCTGATATCCTATAAATCCGGAAAATACCAGAATAGACAACGGATATGCCCACAGCTTCTTTTTCCACAGAAGAAATATAACAGATAACTTTATTATCCCGTGTGAAAGCAGATAAAGCATTGTAAAATACTGCATATTTATTGAAAATACACGGCTGAACGCAATTAGATAATTCATTATAATATCTTTCGGGTCTTCTGATAATTCTTTCTTAGATATTATTCTTATCAATCTGCTCATTTTTTCAGGATTAAGAAAAATCAATGCCGTTCCGCTTATTACTTCAAGAGAAGCAAATACGGTTTTCATAAGTAAACCAATATCAAAACCAATATGAATTATCTTTGGGCTGAGTTTATTTTTCATAATATACCTCTATTTTTTTATTAAATATCAAAGCTCTAATATACCTGTTTGTAAAAAATTCCTGCTATTTTGCTTCCTGCTTTTTTAATTTCTTATATAAAGAAGAAATAACCGGCGGCATCACTGAAACTAAAATTATTCCCAGTATAACAACAGAAAAGTTTTTTTCCACAAAAGGAATATTTCCGAAAAAGAAACCGGCAAGTAAAAAGAAAACCGCCCATACTATTCCGCTGATCAGATTAAATTTTAGAAAATACCTGTAATTCATTTTTCCTATTCCTGCTACAAACGGCGCCACTGTCCGCACAATAGGAACGAATCTCGCATAAGCTATTGTTTTCCCGCCGTGCTTTTCAAAGAAACTGTATGTTTCATCAAGATATGCCTGTTTAATAATTTTTTTCTTTATAATTGTGTCACCAAAATTCTTGCCTATATGATAATTAACTGTATCTCCCGACACTGCACTGATACATAAAACAAGGATAAGGATAAATATATTCAGGGAACCAATCGCAGCAAGCGATCCTGCGGCAAATAACAGGGAATCTCCCGGAAGAAACGGAAAGATAACTATTCCTGTTTCGCAGAAAATAACAAAAAAAAGAATAAAATATGTAAAAAATCCATAATGAAGTACAAAACTCTTCAAATAGCTGTCAATGTGAATTATAAAATTAATCATTTCCATAAAGTAACTCATTTTTTCTCCCTGTTTTTTTATTGTATTTTCTATAATAGTACACTCTTATCCTGTTTTTTCTATTTTATAAATATGAAAAAACACTGAATAATAAAATTTCATGATAATTATACTCATTTTACCAGAAAATTACAATGTTTACGTTTTATATTTTATAATATGACACTCTATTGTCACATTACTCGCAGTATGATATGCTATAAATGAATTTTGAAAGGAGACAATTATATGTCCAATGCAGTATTTTATTGTTCTTTTAAACTAAAAAAAGATGCCTCTGCACCTGATTTTTTACTCGCAGCAGAAAAGCTGAATAATGAGTATATCTCAAAGCAAAAGGGGTATATCTCATGGAAACAGCTTGTTGATGGCGATACTTGGGCGGATTTCATAACTTTTGAAACAATGGAAGATGTAAAAAAATTTGAATCAGATTCCGGTAATGCTGGTGAGTTAGCCCAAAAATTCTATTCTTTCATTAATTTAAACAGCTGTAATGTGAATTATTTTTCTGTTGAAAGAGATTACAAATAGGTATTTGCAGAAATAAATAACTGTTATCTTATGCAGCAGCTGAAGTCAGCTGCTGCCTGTAAAATAAACCGTAACTGCTTTACAGGCGGGATTATGATACAGCGCTTTATTTCTGCAGGTGCTTTTTATCTTTATTTTATAATATACATTCTCTTACTGCTGTGATTAAACTTCTTCCTCAGGATATTTCATATTCCAGTCTTCACGTATTTTGGTCATGATATCCATAACATCAATTGTGTAATCAAGATACATCTCGTCTGAATCTCCCGAAACAGTTTTTTCCATATCCAAAACCTCATATAACAAGGCATCTTCTGTCTTCCCTGCTTCTACTGTTTCCTGTTTATTATTTTCTGTATAAGTAATTACTGCTTTTGTTGATCTTGGATATTCATAAATCTCTATATATCCTTTTTCAAATACTACTGTTCCACGCTTAGGCTGTTTTCCGTGAAGTGTCAGTGAGATCGTTGACATTTCATTTTTTGAGTTCATTAATAATATAGCAGCCTGTTCATCTACTCCTGTCGGCGCATATTTTACCTGTGACATTATTTCTGACGGTGCTTCTGACATAAACCATCTCACAAAAGATATCGCATACACTCCTATATCTAATAATGCACCTCCAGCGAGATTACGGCTAAAGAATCTGTTTGTCATATCATATTCTTTATAACTTCCGAAATTCATCTGTACTAACTGCAGATAACCCAGATTTCCGCTGTTTATAATTTCTTTTAATTTTCTGTAAAGAGGCATATGATATATAGTCATTGCTTCTGCTAATATCAGGTTTTTCTTTTTTGCCAATTCCACTGCTTCCATTAATTCCTTTGAATTTAAAGTAATAGATTTTTCGCATAAAACATGTTTCCCGTTTTTTAATGCTTCCAGCATATAAGGAATATGTGTATTATGAGGTGTCGAAATATAGATAATATCAA encodes:
- a CDS encoding DUF2127 domain-containing protein, whose product is MKNKLSPKIIHIGFDIGLLMKTVFASLEVISGTALIFLNPEKMSRLIRIISKKELSEDPKDIIMNYLIAFSRVFSINMQYFTMLYLLSHGIIKLSVIFLLWKKKLWAYPLSILVFSGFIGYQLYRYTKSRSIILFLLTILDIMMIILTILEYKRIKNENIEKE
- a CDS encoding DedA family protein → MSYFMEMINFIIHIDSYLKSFVLHYGFFTYFILFFVIFCETGIVIFPFLPGDSLLFAAGSLAAIGSLNIFILILVLCISAVSGDTVNYHIGKNFGDTIIKKKIIKQAYLDETYSFFEKHGGKTIAYARFVPIVRTVAPFVAGIGKMNYRYFLKFNLISGIVWAVFFLLAGFFFGNIPFVEKNFSVVILGIILVSVMPPVISSLYKKLKKQEAK
- a CDS encoding Gfo/Idh/MocA family protein, whose protein sequence is MKEYQWATLGCGVIAEQFAEAMGKQGRKIYSVANRTYEKGAAFAEKHGIAKVYNDINEVFTDEKVDIIYISTPHNTHIPYMLEALKNGKHVLCEKSITLNSKELMEAVELAKKKNLILAEAMTIYHMPLYRKLKEIINSGNLGYLQLVQMNFGSYKEYDMTNRFFSRNLAGGALLDIGVYAISFVRWFMSEAPSEIMSQVKYAPTGVDEQAAILLMNSKNEMSTISLTLHGKQPKRGTVVFEKGYIEIYEYPRSTKAVITYTENNKQETVEAGKTEDALLYEVLDMEKTVSGDSDEMYLDYTIDVMDIMTKIREDWNMKYPEEEV